A section of the Rhizobium sp. Pop5 genome encodes:
- a CDS encoding bifunctional (p)ppGpp synthetase/guanosine-3',5'-bis(diphosphate) 3'-pyrophosphohydrolase, producing MMRQYELVERVQQYKPDANEALLNKAYVYAMQKHGQQKRASGDPYISHPLEVAAILTDMHLDESTIAVALLHDTIEDTTATRAEIDELFGEDIGRLVEGLTKIKKLDLVTKKAKQAENLRKLLLAISDDVRVLLVKLADRLHNMRTLDHMSADKRARISEETMEIYAPLAGRMGMQDMREELEELSFRHMNPEAYETVTKRLEELSKRNEGIVKKIEAELRDLLVASGVTSAYVKGRQKKPYSVFRKMQSKSLSFEQLSDVYGFRLIVEDIPSCYRALGIVHTRWRVVPGRFKDYISTPKQNDYRSLHTTIVGPSSQRIELQIRTKRMHEIAEFGIAAHALYKDGATNADGDILSRESNAYSWLRHTIEALAEGDSPEEFLEHTKLELFQDQVFCFTPKGKLIALPRGATPIDFAYAVHTNIGDTTVGAKINGRIMPLVTRLANGDEVEIIRSGVQVPPAAWEEIVVTGKARAAIRRATRMAIRKQYAGLGHRILERTFDRAGKIFSREAMKPALHRLGQKDVEDAIAAVGRGEMSSLDVLRAVYPDHQDERVTVKPSGDDGWFNVRSAAGMIFKIPGKAKAGHDGSHPDLDADAAIGPIRGLSGNVDVKFATTGAVPGDRIVGIMDQGNGITIYPIQSPSLQRFDDQPDRWIDVRWDLDEANKSRFMARILVNALNEPGTLAKVAQTVAGLDVNIRLLNTVRVAADFTEMMLEVEVWDLRQLNQLLAQMKELDCIATVRRLYD from the coding sequence ATGATGCGGCAGTACGAGCTCGTGGAGCGGGTTCAGCAATACAAGCCCGATGCCAATGAAGCACTGCTGAACAAAGCTTACGTCTACGCCATGCAGAAGCATGGCCAGCAAAAGCGCGCGAGCGGCGATCCCTATATTTCGCATCCGCTCGAAGTCGCCGCCATCCTCACCGACATGCATCTCGATGAATCGACGATCGCAGTTGCCCTCCTGCACGATACGATCGAGGATACGACGGCAACGCGTGCCGAGATCGATGAACTCTTCGGCGAGGATATCGGCCGCCTCGTGGAGGGTCTGACGAAGATCAAGAAACTCGATCTCGTCACCAAAAAGGCCAAGCAGGCGGAAAACCTGCGCAAGCTGCTGCTCGCCATATCGGACGATGTCCGCGTCCTGCTCGTCAAGCTTGCCGACCGCTTGCACAATATGCGCACCCTCGATCACATGTCGGCCGACAAACGCGCCCGCATTTCCGAGGAGACGATGGAAATCTATGCGCCGCTTGCCGGCCGCATGGGCATGCAGGATATGCGCGAGGAGTTGGAGGAACTCTCCTTCCGCCATATGAACCCCGAAGCCTACGAGACCGTCACCAAGCGGCTGGAAGAGCTTTCGAAGCGCAACGAGGGCATCGTCAAGAAGATCGAGGCCGAACTGCGGGATCTGCTGGTCGCGAGTGGCGTGACGAGCGCCTATGTCAAAGGCCGGCAGAAGAAGCCCTATTCGGTCTTTCGCAAGATGCAGTCGAAATCGCTTTCCTTCGAGCAGCTTTCCGATGTCTACGGCTTCCGTCTGATCGTCGAGGACATCCCCTCATGTTATCGCGCGCTCGGCATCGTCCACACGCGCTGGCGGGTCGTGCCGGGCCGCTTCAAGGACTATATCTCGACGCCGAAGCAGAACGACTACCGTTCGCTGCACACCACGATCGTCGGTCCCTCCAGTCAGCGCATCGAACTGCAGATCCGCACCAAGCGCATGCACGAAATCGCCGAATTCGGCATCGCCGCCCACGCGCTCTACAAGGACGGCGCCACCAATGCCGATGGCGACATCCTTTCTCGCGAATCCAATGCCTATTCCTGGCTGCGCCATACGATCGAGGCGCTCGCCGAGGGCGATAGTCCGGAAGAATTCCTCGAGCACACAAAGCTTGAGCTCTTCCAGGACCAGGTCTTCTGCTTCACGCCGAAGGGCAAGCTGATCGCCCTGCCGCGCGGCGCCACGCCGATCGATTTCGCTTATGCGGTGCATACCAATATCGGCGACACCACGGTCGGCGCCAAGATCAACGGCCGCATCATGCCGCTGGTAACGCGGCTTGCAAACGGCGATGAGGTCGAGATCATCCGTTCCGGCGTGCAGGTTCCGCCTGCTGCCTGGGAGGAGATCGTTGTAACGGGCAAGGCCCGCGCCGCCATCCGCCGCGCCACCCGCATGGCGATCCGCAAGCAGTATGCGGGCCTCGGCCATCGCATTCTGGAGCGCACCTTCGACAGGGCCGGCAAGATCTTTTCGCGCGAAGCCATGAAGCCGGCGCTGCATCGTCTCGGCCAGAAGGATGTGGAGGATGCGATCGCCGCCGTTGGCCGCGGCGAGATGTCCTCGCTCGACGTGCTGCGCGCTGTTTATCCCGATCACCAGGATGAGCGCGTCACCGTGAAGCCCTCCGGCGACGATGGCTGGTTCAACGTCCGAAGTGCTGCCGGCATGATCTTCAAGATTCCCGGCAAGGCCAAGGCCGGGCACGACGGCAGCCACCCGGATCTCGACGCCGATGCTGCAATCGGCCCGATCCGCGGCCTGTCCGGCAATGTCGACGTCAAGTTCGCGACGACTGGCGCCGTGCCCGGCGATCGCATCGTCGGGATCATGGATCAGGGCAACGGCATCACCATCTATCCGATCCAGTCGCCGAGCCTGCAGCGTTTCGACGATCAACCCGACCGTTGGATCGACGTCCGCTGGGATCTCGACGAAGCCAACAAGTCGCGCTTCATGGCCCGCATCTTGGTGAACGCGCTGAATGAGCCCGGTACACTGGCCAAGGTGGCCCAGACGGTAGCCGGCCTCGACGTCAATATCCGCTTGCTGAACACGGTGCGGGTGGCCGCCGATTTCACCGAGATGATGCTTGAGGTCGAGGTCTGGGATCTGCGCCAGCTCAATCAGCTGCTCGCCCAAATGAAAGAACTGGACTGCATTGCCACTGTCCGGCGGCTCTACGATTAA
- a CDS encoding DUF3563 family protein codes for MFDPIRKIARAFRAPSTQEREMAYLNGSFDRIDLEFRQRQVDRGLFRNR; via the coding sequence ATGTTTGACCCTATCAGGAAAATCGCCCGCGCCTTTCGTGCTCCGAGCACCCAGGAACGTGAAATGGCCTATCTCAATGGCTCGTTCGATCGTATTGATCTCGAGTTTCGTCAGCGCCAGGTCGACCGCGGTCTGTTCCGCAATCGCTGA
- a CDS encoding DUF2062 domain-containing protein, whose product MLFRRRKPAGFKEKMRELLWPRKGFLRPIRYLTMRVLRLSASPHAVAAGVAAGVFVSWTPFIGVHFIMAFVITYFLSGNMVAAALGCAAFGNPLTYPFIWGITWEIGHLLLSREDHLAGQAVDLAALFHKLNFMELWKPVLEPMLLGAIPPGIVTAVALYALTFYTVRGFQTRRRIRLMEKARLRLADPAGDMPSV is encoded by the coding sequence ATGTTGTTTCGCCGTCGCAAGCCTGCGGGATTTAAGGAAAAGATGCGGGAGCTGCTATGGCCCCGTAAAGGTTTCCTTCGCCCGATCCGTTATCTGACAATGCGCGTCCTGCGCCTGAGCGCCTCGCCGCATGCTGTTGCGGCCGGCGTCGCCGCGGGTGTCTTCGTCTCGTGGACGCCCTTTATCGGCGTTCATTTCATCATGGCTTTCGTCATCACCTATTTCCTCTCCGGCAATATGGTTGCCGCCGCCCTCGGCTGCGCGGCCTTCGGCAATCCGCTGACCTATCCCTTCATCTGGGGCATCACCTGGGAGATCGGCCATCTGTTGTTGAGCCGCGAAGACCATCTGGCCGGTCAGGCGGTGGATCTTGCCGCCCTGTTCCATAAGCTGAACTTCATGGAGCTGTGGAAGCCGGTGCTGGAGCCGATGCTGCTCGGCGCCATCCCGCCGGGGATCGTCACCGCCGTTGCGCTCTATGCGCTGACATTCTACACGGTGAGGGGTTTTCAGACGCGCCGCCGCATACGGCTGATGGAAAAGGCGCGCCTGCGCCTTGCCGATCCGGCCGGCGACATGCCGAGCGTATGA
- the acpS gene encoding holo-ACP synthase translates to MIIGIGSDLIDIRRVEKSIERFGERFTHRCFTEIERARSDRRANRAASYAKRFAAKEACSKALGTGIAQGIFWKDMGVVNLPSGKPTMVLSGAAAVVLESMLPAGHRPAIHLTITDDYPLAQAFVIIEALPQSP, encoded by the coding sequence ATGATCATCGGCATTGGCAGCGATCTGATCGACATTCGCCGTGTCGAGAAGTCCATCGAGCGCTTCGGCGAGCGCTTCACCCATCGCTGCTTCACTGAGATCGAGCGCGCGCGTTCCGACCGGCGTGCAAACCGCGCCGCATCCTATGCCAAGCGTTTCGCTGCCAAGGAGGCCTGCTCCAAGGCGCTCGGCACCGGCATAGCGCAAGGCATCTTCTGGAAGGACATGGGTGTGGTGAACCTGCCGAGCGGCAAGCCGACCATGGTTTTGTCGGGTGCTGCCGCTGTCGTGCTGGAATCGATGCTGCCCGCGGGCCATAGGCCCGCCATTCATTTGACAATAACGGATGATTATCCCTTGGCGCAGGCCTTCGTTATTATCGAGGCGTTGCCCCAAAGCCCTTGA
- the lepB gene encoding signal peptidase I, which translates to MSEKVETKPNALWENIKVIIQALILAMVIRTVLFQPFTIPSGSMMPTLLVGDYIFVNKFAYGYSKYSLPFSPDIFSGRLFGSDPKRGDIVVFRFPPNPEVDYIKRCIGLPGDHIQVTDGVLYVNGKPVPKVADGSFTSDYKLDPGADVPVFRETLDNGKTYDTLDQSPVSRGDNTREFIVPEGHYFMMGDNRDNSLDSRFDVGFVPAENLVGRASVIFFSLGNDTSFREIWKWPTNMRWDRLFKVVE; encoded by the coding sequence GTGTCCGAAAAAGTCGAAACCAAGCCGAACGCCCTCTGGGAAAATATCAAGGTCATCATTCAGGCGCTGATTTTGGCGATGGTGATCCGAACTGTGCTGTTCCAGCCCTTTACGATCCCATCCGGTTCGATGATGCCGACGCTGCTCGTCGGCGACTACATTTTCGTCAATAAGTTCGCTTACGGCTATTCGAAATATTCGCTGCCCTTCTCGCCCGACATCTTCAGCGGCCGTCTGTTCGGCTCCGATCCGAAGCGCGGCGATATCGTCGTCTTCCGCTTTCCGCCCAATCCCGAAGTCGATTACATCAAGCGCTGCATCGGCCTGCCGGGTGATCATATCCAGGTCACCGACGGCGTTCTCTACGTGAATGGCAAGCCGGTTCCCAAGGTCGCGGACGGCAGCTTCACCTCGGACTACAAGCTTGATCCGGGTGCGGATGTGCCGGTTTTCCGCGAAACGCTGGATAACGGCAAGACCTACGACACGCTCGACCAGTCCCCGGTGTCGCGCGGTGACAACACCCGCGAGTTCATCGTGCCGGAAGGCCATTATTTCATGATGGGCGACAACCGCGACAACTCGCTCGACAGCCGCTTCGACGTCGGCTTCGTGCCAGCGGAAAACCTTGTCGGCCGCGCCAGCGTCATCTTCTTTTCGCTCGGCAACGACACTTCCTTCCGCGAAATCTGGAAGTGGCCGACGAACATGCGCTGGGATCGCCTCTTCAAGGTTGTTGAATGA
- the rnc gene encoding ribonuclease III, with protein sequence MSKAQTLSAADRAKLEALIGHDFAEKERLDRALTHASARTEKGGNYERLEFLGDRVLGLCIAELLFRTFGTAGEGELSVRLNQLVSAETCAAVADELNLHLYIRTGADVKKLTGKRMMNVRADVVESLIAAIYLDGGLEVARRFILRYWQGRAVRADGAKRDAKTELQEWSHAKFGVTPVYRVDERSGPDHDPRFKVTVEVAGVKPETGVERSKRAAEQVAATKMLEREGIWQQSPAGN encoded by the coding sequence ATGAGTAAGGCGCAGACGCTTTCTGCGGCCGACCGCGCAAAGCTCGAAGCCCTGATCGGTCACGACTTCGCCGAGAAGGAACGCCTGGATCGTGCCCTGACGCATGCCAGCGCCCGCACGGAAAAGGGCGGCAATTACGAACGGCTGGAATTCCTTGGCGACAGGGTCCTCGGGCTCTGCATCGCCGAGCTTCTGTTCCGCACGTTCGGCACGGCGGGGGAAGGTGAGCTCTCGGTTCGCCTCAACCAGCTCGTCAGCGCCGAAACCTGTGCCGCCGTCGCCGACGAACTCAATCTCCACCTCTATATCCGCACCGGCGCCGACGTGAAGAAATTGACCGGCAAGCGCATGATGAACGTGCGCGCCGACGTCGTCGAAAGCCTGATCGCCGCGATTTATCTCGATGGCGGCCTCGAAGTCGCCCGCCGCTTCATCCTGCGCTACTGGCAGGGCAGGGCGGTACGGGCCGATGGCGCCAAGCGCGATGCCAAGACCGAATTGCAGGAATGGTCGCACGCAAAATTCGGCGTCACCCCCGTCTACCGGGTTGATGAACGCAGCGGGCCGGATCATGATCCGCGCTTCAAGGTGACGGTGGAGGTTGCTGGCGTAAAGCCGGAAACCGGCGTAGAGCGGTCGAAGCGTGCCGCCGAACAGGTCGCGGCGACGAAGATGCTTGAGCGCGAAGGCATTTGGCAGCAATCGCCTGCCGGAAACTGA
- the era gene encoding GTPase Era, which translates to MTQEEDIAAEAAAETSGPTHSGFVALIGPTNAGKSTLVNRLVGAKVSIVSHKVQTTRAIVRGIAIHDNAQIVFMDTPGIFKPRRRLDRAMVTSAWGGAKDADLIMLLIDSERGLRGDAEAILEGLKEVQQPKILVLNKIDRVNREDLLALAAAANEKIAFDRTFMISAENGSGCDDVMDYLANTLPEGPWYYPEDQISDLPMRQLAAEITREKLFLRLHQELPYSSHVETEKWEERKDGSVRIEQVIYVERDSQKKIALGKGGETIKAISTASRKELSEILEQPVHLFLFVKVRENWGDDPERFREMGLDFPK; encoded by the coding sequence ATGACACAAGAAGAAGATATTGCGGCAGAAGCCGCCGCCGAAACCAGTGGCCCGACGCATTCGGGCTTTGTCGCGCTGATCGGGCCGACCAATGCCGGCAAGTCGACGCTGGTGAATCGCCTCGTCGGCGCCAAGGTCTCGATCGTCAGCCACAAGGTGCAGACGACGCGCGCGATCGTCCGCGGCATCGCGATTCACGACAACGCCCAGATCGTCTTCATGGATACGCCCGGCATCTTCAAGCCGCGCCGCCGGCTCGACCGCGCCATGGTGACGTCGGCCTGGGGCGGCGCCAAGGATGCCGATCTGATCATGCTCCTGATCGACAGCGAGCGCGGCCTGCGTGGCGATGCCGAAGCCATCCTCGAAGGCCTCAAGGAGGTCCAGCAGCCCAAAATCCTGGTGCTCAACAAGATCGACCGCGTCAATCGCGAGGATCTGCTGGCGCTGGCTGCCGCTGCCAATGAGAAGATCGCCTTCGATCGCACCTTCATGATATCAGCCGAAAATGGCTCCGGCTGCGACGACGTTATGGACTATCTGGCGAACACACTTCCCGAAGGTCCCTGGTACTATCCGGAAGACCAGATTTCCGATCTGCCGATGCGCCAGCTTGCCGCCGAGATCACCCGCGAAAAGCTGTTTCTGCGTCTGCACCAGGAGCTTCCCTACTCATCGCATGTCGAAACGGAGAAGTGGGAAGAGCGCAAGGACGGCTCGGTGCGCATCGAGCAGGTGATCTATGTCGAGCGCGACAGCCAGAAGAAGATTGCCCTCGGCAAGGGCGGCGAAACCATCAAGGCGATCTCGACTGCCTCCCGCAAGGAATTGTCCGAGATTCTCGAGCAGCCGGTCCATCTCTTCCTGTTCGTCAAGGTTCGCGAGAATTGGGGCGACGATCCCGAACGGTTCCGTGAAATGGGTCTCGATTTCCCGAAATAG
- a CDS encoding Crp/Fnr family transcriptional regulator, giving the protein MTTSKPIHSFKTPCEQCPLRPLPHFREFSREELEFVARFKRGELAVDAGSTILVEGAHSAHLFTVLAGWGFRYKMLEDGRRQILNYIMPGDLIGLQGTIAGEMQHSVEALSPVSLCVFERDRLMTLYNKHPSLAFDITWIAAREERMLDEHLLSIGRRTALERAAYLIAFLFERGRQLNLFNGRKFIPITQQHIADTLGLSIVHTNKTLKKLGERGLIRWQERGCEVLNGEELMAIAGWEGLGEGKRPFI; this is encoded by the coding sequence ATGACAACGTCGAAACCCATCCATTCTTTCAAGACGCCTTGCGAGCAATGTCCCTTGCGGCCGCTGCCGCATTTCAGGGAATTCAGCCGTGAGGAGCTGGAATTCGTCGCCCGGTTCAAGCGGGGCGAGCTTGCCGTCGATGCCGGCTCCACCATCCTCGTCGAGGGTGCGCACAGCGCTCATCTTTTCACGGTGCTCGCCGGCTGGGGCTTTCGCTACAAGATGCTGGAGGACGGGCGCCGCCAGATCCTCAACTATATCATGCCGGGTGATCTGATCGGCCTGCAGGGAACGATCGCCGGCGAGATGCAGCATTCCGTCGAAGCGCTTTCACCTGTTTCGCTCTGCGTCTTCGAGCGCGACAGGCTGATGACGCTTTATAACAAGCACCCCTCGCTCGCCTTCGACATTACCTGGATCGCCGCGCGCGAGGAGCGAATGCTGGACGAGCATCTCCTGAGCATCGGCCGTCGCACGGCGCTGGAAAGAGCGGCCTATCTGATTGCCTTCCTCTTCGAACGCGGCCGGCAGCTTAATCTCTTCAATGGCCGCAAATTCATCCCCATTACCCAGCAGCATATTGCCGACACCCTCGGTCTTTCCATCGTCCACACCAACAAGACCTTGAAGAAACTTGGCGAACGCGGGTTGATCCGCTGGCAGGAGCGAGGGTGCGAGGTGCTGAATGGCGAGGAATTGATGGCGATTGCCGGCTGGGAAGGGCTTGGAGAAGGCAAACGCCCATTCATCTAG
- the recO gene encoding DNA repair protein RecO has protein sequence MQWQDHAIILGVKRHGETSVIAEVMTRDRGRHLGMVRSGRSRAMQPVLQPGNAVEVIWRARLDEHLGEFRIEPVTLRAARLMETATAVYGVQAMGALLRLLPERDPHPHLFDALEVILDHLHNPVDAGELFVRFELAVLNDLGFGLDLAECAATGVRSDLVYVSPKSGRAVSRSAGAPWADKMLLLPPFLAAEGNHAADFDSLAAAFRLTGFFLHRHVCEPRGIEASAAREGFVQAALKALNPASRTLSSTNGMSA, from the coding sequence ATGCAATGGCAGGATCATGCGATCATTCTGGGCGTCAAGCGCCACGGCGAGACGAGTGTCATCGCCGAGGTGATGACGCGCGATCGCGGCCGCCATCTCGGCATGGTGCGTTCCGGCCGCTCGCGCGCCATGCAGCCGGTGTTGCAGCCGGGTAATGCGGTTGAGGTCATCTGGCGTGCCCGGCTGGACGAACATCTCGGGGAATTCCGCATCGAGCCGGTGACGCTGCGAGCCGCCCGTCTGATGGAAACCGCGACGGCCGTCTACGGAGTCCAGGCGATGGGCGCGCTGTTGCGGCTGCTGCCGGAGCGTGATCCGCATCCGCATCTCTTCGATGCGCTCGAAGTCATTCTCGATCATCTGCACAATCCGGTTGATGCCGGCGAGCTTTTCGTGCGTTTCGAACTTGCGGTGCTAAACGATCTGGGCTTCGGTCTCGATCTTGCCGAATGCGCTGCGACGGGCGTCCGTTCCGATCTCGTCTATGTCTCGCCGAAATCCGGCCGCGCCGTCAGCCGCAGCGCCGGCGCCCCCTGGGCGGACAAGATGCTGCTCCTGCCGCCGTTCCTGGCCGCTGAAGGCAACCATGCGGCTGATTTCGACAGCCTTGCAGCCGCATTCCGTCTGACGGGATTCTTTCTGCATCGCCATGTCTGCGAGCCGCGCGGCATTGAGGCCTCCGCAGCTCGGGAAGGCTTCGTTCAGGCGGCGCTCAAGGCGCTTAATCCAGCCTCGCGGACGCTTTCCAGCACAAACGGCATGTCCGCCTGA
- a CDS encoding aldo/keto reductase, protein MLTKPASPTTITLWNGREIPRLGMGCWAIGGPFFAGDTPLGWGDVDDNESVEAINRAIELGIRFFDTASNYGAGHSEEVLGRAIGNRDDIAIATKFGFATDPATKQAIGAFADEAFIRRSVETSLRRLKRDRLDLLQFHINDFPLEQSDAVFDVLEALRAEGKIDAFGWSTDHPDRAARHVGRQGFVSIQHTMNVFDPVPEMIGLIEREDLISINRGPLAMGLLTGKFTADKAVGARDVRGAALDWMVYFKDGRMAPEFAARLDAVRDLLRSGGRTLTQGALAWLWARSPHTLPIPGFRTVAQVEENAGALEKGPLSVDAMAEIDAALARV, encoded by the coding sequence ATGCTGACCAAGCCCGCATCACCGACGACGATCACACTCTGGAACGGCCGCGAAATTCCGCGTCTCGGCATGGGATGCTGGGCGATCGGAGGCCCGTTCTTCGCCGGCGATACGCCGCTCGGCTGGGGCGATGTCGACGATAATGAATCGGTGGAAGCGATCAACCGCGCCATCGAGCTCGGCATCCGCTTCTTCGACACGGCCTCAAACTATGGCGCCGGTCATTCGGAAGAGGTGCTCGGCCGGGCGATCGGCAATCGTGACGATATCGCCATCGCCACCAAATTCGGCTTCGCCACCGATCCGGCAACGAAGCAGGCAATCGGCGCCTTCGCCGATGAGGCCTTCATCCGCCGCTCGGTCGAAACGTCGCTTCGCCGTCTCAAGCGAGACCGCCTCGATCTCCTCCAGTTCCACATCAACGACTTTCCGCTGGAGCAGTCGGATGCCGTCTTCGACGTGCTGGAGGCGCTACGCGCCGAAGGCAAGATCGATGCTTTCGGCTGGAGCACAGATCATCCGGATCGCGCCGCCCGTCATGTCGGCCGCCAGGGCTTCGTCTCGATACAGCATACGATGAACGTCTTCGATCCCGTGCCGGAAATGATCGGGCTGATCGAGAGGGAAGATCTGATCTCCATCAATCGTGGGCCGCTGGCGATGGGGCTGCTGACCGGCAAGTTCACCGCCGACAAGGCGGTGGGCGCGAGGGATGTCCGGGGCGCGGCGCTCGACTGGATGGTTTATTTCAAGGACGGGCGCATGGCGCCGGAATTTGCCGCGAGGCTCGACGCCGTCCGCGACCTTCTGAGGTCGGGCGGCCGCACGCTGACCCAGGGAGCGCTTGCATGGCTCTGGGCTCGCTCGCCGCACACCCTTCCGATTCCCGGGTTCCGCACCGTCGCTCAGGTGGAGGAAAACGCCGGCGCACTGGAAAAAGGACCGTTGTCGGTCGATGCCATGGCGGAGATCGACGCCGCGCTTGCCCGCGTCTGA
- a CDS encoding MOSC domain-containing protein, whose protein sequence is MRISDLFIYPLKSARGIALPAADIDAYGLPGDRRAMITDAQGHFITQRELPDLARIDVRPEPGAFRLLMHGKPDISVPPPQAETRMDVTVWKSTVSAAIADAESNRQLSEWLGREVRLVFFDGQARRTANAEWAGDGTPVSFTDGYQILVTTTGSLKALNTDLAAHGEGSVGMERFRPNIVIDIDEAWPEDRWAAIEISGIRFDLVKPCSRCIMTTQDQLTGSRDVANPMPAMGRIRMSADRRVPGPLFGWNTTPRGIGRISIGDAVRVVEARPEGWALKRRTAA, encoded by the coding sequence ATGCGTATCAGCGACCTCTTCATCTATCCTCTTAAGAGCGCCCGCGGCATTGCGCTGCCCGCCGCCGACATAGACGCCTATGGGCTTCCCGGCGACCGGCGGGCGATGATTACCGATGCGCAGGGGCATTTCATCACCCAGCGCGAATTGCCGGATCTCGCGCGCATCGATGTGCGGCCGGAGCCGGGCGCCTTCCGACTGCTGATGCATGGAAAGCCTGACATCTCGGTGCCGCCGCCACAGGCCGAAACACGTATGGACGTGACCGTGTGGAAATCGACCGTCAGCGCCGCCATTGCCGATGCAGAGAGCAATCGGCAGCTTTCGGAGTGGCTCGGCCGCGAGGTGCGGCTAGTGTTCTTCGACGGGCAGGCACGGCGGACGGCGAATGCCGAATGGGCCGGAGACGGCACGCCCGTCAGCTTTACCGACGGCTACCAGATCCTGGTCACGACGACCGGATCGCTTAAGGCTTTGAACACCGATCTCGCCGCCCACGGCGAAGGCAGCGTCGGCATGGAAAGATTCCGCCCGAACATCGTCATCGATATCGACGAGGCGTGGCCCGAGGACCGCTGGGCGGCAATCGAGATCTCCGGCATCCGCTTCGATCTCGTCAAACCCTGCTCCCGCTGCATCATGACGACGCAGGACCAATTGACCGGATCGCGGGATGTGGCAAACCCAATGCCGGCCATGGGCCGCATCCGCATGTCGGCAGACCGGCGTGTGCCCGGCCCGCTCTTCGGCTGGAACACAACGCCGCGCGGCATCGGCAGGATCTCGATCGGAGACGCGGTCCGTGTCGTCGAAGCGAGACCGGAAGGCTGGGCGCTCAAACGCCGCACCGCAGCCTGA
- a CDS encoding HD domain-containing protein: MFEAEAFFPHETLAAALIPHAAEGDDGSHDLAHILRVFRNAMRIHAGEGGDRRVLAASVLLHDCVAVEKNSPLRAQASALAAEKASAILLKLGWSNEDIEAAAHAITAHSFSAGVAPRTLEAKILQDADRLDAIGMVGAARCFYIGGRLGSGLYDPFDPAAKNRPLDDKRYAIDHFQTKLFKLAEGFQTETGRRLAAARDKSLREFLSAFMDEI, translated from the coding sequence ATGTTCGAGGCCGAAGCTTTCTTTCCCCATGAAACGCTCGCAGCGGCGCTGATCCCACATGCGGCCGAAGGCGACGATGGCTCGCACGACCTTGCCCATATCCTGCGCGTCTTCAGGAACGCCATGCGCATCCATGCCGGAGAAGGCGGAGACAGGCGCGTTCTCGCCGCTTCCGTGCTTCTGCACGATTGTGTCGCCGTCGAGAAGAATTCACCGTTGCGGGCACAGGCATCGGCGCTGGCGGCGGAGAAGGCATCGGCAATCCTGTTGAAACTCGGCTGGAGCAACGAGGATATCGAAGCTGCGGCCCATGCCATTACCGCGCACAGCTTCTCGGCCGGGGTGGCGCCGCGAACGCTGGAGGCGAAAATCCTGCAGGATGCGGATCGTCTCGACGCAATCGGCATGGTCGGCGCCGCACGCTGCTTCTATATCGGCGGGCGACTGGGATCGGGGCTCTATGATCCGTTCGATCCGGCAGCGAAGAACCGTCCGCTCGACGACAAGCGTTATGCCATTGACCACTTCCAGACCAAGCTGTTCAAACTGGCGGAAGGATTCCAGACTGAGACCGGCCGCAGGCTGGCGGCGGCACGCGATAAGAGCCTGCGCGAATTCCTCTCGGCCTTCATGGACGAGATCTAG